One stretch of Prunus persica cultivar Lovell chromosome G1, Prunus_persica_NCBIv2, whole genome shotgun sequence DNA includes these proteins:
- the LOC18790511 gene encoding COBW domain-containing protein 1: MEDDEEAPPLAVEIDQPTEPYPQQQSNSSGHKDGDAPVGVTVITGYLGAGKSTLVNHIINSQHGKRIAVILNEFGEEIGVERAMINEGDGGALVEEWVELANGCICCTVKHSLVQALEQLVQRKERLDHILLETTGLANPAPLASVLWLDDQLESSVKLDSIITVVDAKNLRFQLSENQSSSSFPEAYVQIAFADVIILNKVDLVSPEGSADFLEELEKEIHSINSLASIIRSVRGQVDLSNILDCRAYDAMHATHLESLLVETRALSTRDLHDSGVRTLCICEPRQVDLEKVRLWLEEILWEKKHGMDVYRCKGVLSFHNSNQLHTLQAVKEIYEIVPTRDWKKQENQTNKIVFIGHNLNENVLTESFQACVM; encoded by the exons ATggaagacgacgaagaagCTCCACCTCTCGCTGTTGAAATTGACCAACCCACGGAACCCTACCCTCAGCAGCAATCCAATTCGAGCGGCCACAAAGACGGTGACGCGCCCGTCGGCGTCACCGTCATCACTGGCTATCTCGGTGCGGGCAAATCCACT CTGGTTAATCATATAATAAATTCTCAACACGGGAAGAGAATTGCTGTCATATTAAACGAGTTCGGTGAGGAAATTGGTGTAGAAAGAGCTATGATAAACGAAGGAGATGGGGGTGCGCTTGTTGAAGAGTGGGTTGAGTTAGCAAATGGGTGTATATGTTGCACTGTCAAGCACAGTTTAGTGCAAGCACTAGAGCAACTTgttcaaagaaaagaaag ACTTGATCATATATTGCTGGAGACTACTGGGTTAGCCAACCCGGCTCCGCTTGCTTCGGTTCTGTGGTTGGATGATCAGCTAGAATCGTCTGTCAAGCTTGATTCAATTATCACT GTTGTGGATGCCAAGAACCTCCGTTTTCAGCTCAGCGAGAATCAAAGTTCGTCTTCATTTCCTGAAGCATATGTTCAGATTGCATTTGCG GATGTTATAATTCTTAACAAGGTTGATTTGGTTTCTCCAGAGGGTTCTGCGGATTTTCTGGAGGAACTGGAGAAGGAGATACATAGTATTAACTCACTTGCTAGTATCATTCGTTCTGTTCGTGGTCAAGTTGACTTGTCCAATATATTGGACTGTCGGGCCTATGATGCTATG CATGCTACTCATTTAGAATCATTATTGGTAGAAACTCGTGCTTTGTCTACACGAGATCTCCATGACAGTGGTGTACGAACCTTATGCATTTGTGAGCCACGGCAGGTTGATCTTGAAAAG GTTCGTTTATGGCTTGAGGAGATTCTTTGGGAGAAGAAACATGGCATGGATGTTTACCGCTGCAAAGGGGTTTTGAGCTTTCacaattcaaatcaattaCATACTTTGCAG GCAGTGAAGGAGATATATGAGATTGTGCCAACTCGTGATTGgaaaaagcaagaaaatcAGACGAACAAGATAGTGTTTATAG GTCATAATCTAAACGAGAATGTTCTTACTGAGTCTTTTCAAGCTTGTGTAATGTGA
- the LOC18789741 gene encoding NAC transcription factor 29, with protein sequence MALSSPQSTSQVPETEKDFDLLKCSKIENGKKEADVDLPTGYRFDPSEDEIVVYYLFNKILDRELPITDVIKEISVYDHDPDELPNGDFKHGCDCNEAFYFTYTEQIYSSEGKITRRTTKSGYWDLDGEEEEVKYGNGDITVGFEKVMVFHKGTAPNGIETDFIMHEFRLNPLIVPTHVLNDSIRAKIERYVVCRIIHEGISNYQPTFKLPPGWTARPVDEGEPN encoded by the exons ATGGCATTATCTTCCCCACAATCGACTTCTCAAGTTCCTGAAACTGAGAAAGATTTTGATCTGTTGAAGTGTTCGAAGATCGAAAACGGGAAGAAAGAGGCAGATGTCGATTTACCAACAGGCTATCGGTTTGATCCGTCGGAAGATGAGATTGTTGTGTACTATCTTTTCAACAAGATTTTGGACCGGGAACTTCCTATCACCGACGTTATAAAAGAGATTTCTGTGTATGATCATGATCCGGATGAGCTCCCCAATG GCGATTTCAAACATGGTTGTGACTGCAACGAGGCCTTTTACTTCACATATACAGAACAGATTTACAGCAGTGAAGGGAAGATAACTAGAAGGACGACAAAGAGTGGTTACTGGGACCTAGatggtgaggaagaagaggttaAATACGGCAATGGCGACATAACCGTCGGGTTCGAAAAAGTTATGGTCTTCCACAAGGGAACTGCACCAAACGGAATCGAAACTGACTTTATCATGCATGAGTTCAGGCTTAATCCTCTTATAGTCCCTACTCATGTCCTCAATGATAGCATAAGGGCAAAG ATTGAGAGGTATGTGGTGTGCAGAATTATACACGAAGGAATTTCAAATTATCAGCCCACATTCAAACTTCCACCAGGATGGACTGCTAGGCCTGTTGATGAAGGAGAACCAAATTGA